From the Thalassomonas actiniarum genome, the window TGGAGAATAAAGTAGCAAATAAGGCTAAGTAAAGGATATGAAAATAATCTGTTTCACGGATCTTGTCTATTTCTAGTGGTTGTCCGATAAAAATCAATACCAGCGCCATCCAAATAGCCCCGCCTATTAGCGTACAGAAAACCATGGCTGGCATACTTTCGCCTTGATATAAAGTTTTCATAGCAATGGAGAATCCTGCCATTGAGAAACAGCCCATTAAAAAGTATAAGTCCCCATTATTTAGCGATAGAGCAAAGATGGTGTTGATATCTCCTTTAAATATTACCCACATAGCTCCGACTGTTCCCATGGTATAGGCGTTTAACATATACCCGGAGATGGTTTCTCTGAAGAAAACAAAGCACAAGACAGCAGTAATAAATGGCACCAGGGTATACAGGGCGGTAGTGTTTAGTGCCGTTGTTGTTTCCAAAGATTTGAACATACACAGAAAAAACACCGAGTAGAAAAGACTGATAATTAAGCTTTTAGGCAATACTTTTTTAATCGCGGATCTGTGTTTTGGAATAGTTAGTATTACCGGGGAAAATGCTATTACGGCACCAATAAATCTTAGTAGTGTCAAAGCAACAGGATGAATGATACCTGATAATTCAGCCGCAGATAAAAAAGACCCTGCAATGAAAAGCGTCATCAAAATGGCTAACCCATGAGACGTTAGATTTGTCATAACCACCTCTAAAACAGGCATAGAAAACGAATACCTGAAATTCTAAATATCCAGCATCAGTAGATAAACATAGCTTCAGTAACAAAATTATTTACTCTTGGTTAATAATAGGGGTGAGTGA encodes:
- a CDS encoding DMT family transporter, whose product is MPVLEVVMTNLTSHGLAILMTLFIAGSFLSAAELSGIIHPVALTLLRFIGAVIAFSPVILTIPKHRSAIKKVLPKSLIISLFYSVFFLCMFKSLETTTALNTTALYTLVPFITAVLCFVFFRETISGYMLNAYTMGTVGAMWVIFKGDINTIFALSLNNGDLYFLMGCFSMAGFSIAMKTLYQGESMPAMVFCTLIGGAIWMALVLIFIGQPLEIDKIRETDYFHILYLALFATLFSTLIMQKITVQLGPTKVMAYVFMTPALVILLQFVLQGQSINSPIYPGIILSVIATFYLQKVSTNKVKST